AGAGGCAAAAGCGTGCAGTAGTTCGTAATCAAACCCTTGCAGGGTATCATTGGTTACATGATAACTGATGGTGTTGTATTCTGTAACGGCACGCAATACGCCTGATTCGATGATTTCGGCATAGTTGCGTGGGCGGTAGGACGGTTTTTCTTCTTTTTGTGTATTGAATGCGATAATGCCTATAATAACGGCAAATGCTGCCATTCCATACTTGACCATTTTTTTTCGCATAAGCTAAAGATTAATCAAAGAAGTTCCATGAAATGCCGATTTTAAACAAACGCGGATTCAATGGATAATGGGGAGCAAGGAAATAGCTGTGTGCTCCTCGTCCTTGAATCAGGTTATACATCATCAGGAAGATACGGGTACGTTTCAGGTGCAGGTTAATATATCCGTTCAGTAGCGGATAATTCCCGAGTTTATATCGTGTCTCTTTGTTTTGCAGATAGAATTGCCCGATAGCCGGTGCATAATCGGGTGCATAATATTCTGTAAAGTAACGGACATCGGCACCCATTTCCACTTCCAGTACCTTTTTCGCCAGTCCGAAACTGAGGTAGAGGTTGTGGTAAAGTGTAAGTTTGGGAAGCGGCAGGATGTCCTGGTTGCTGGAGGTCTGGTAAGTCACTTCATTGTCAAGGTGCAGGATACCGACTTTAAAGTCTTGGCGGAGCGAAGCACTGAACACCTGAATGCTTCCCGAATGTTGGGCTACGCCTACATTGTTCAGGAAAGAAGCGGACGTTTCCGAACCTTCCTCTCCACCTGTGACTACCGATGTATTATCCAAGTAAGTATAGTTTGTGATATTCTCCACTCCTGCCTTCAATTGGGTGCGCCAGCGGTCAATGCTCAGTTTGCCTTCGATGCGGGTTCTCATCATTTTAGACAAATCGTTGTTGTCCCACCAGTAATGCTTCGAATGGAAATGGCGGTAATAAAAGGTCGGGTTCTGGTTTTTAATGAATGCGTTTGCCTCCAGGCGTACGGTGTCGTTAAAGAGGCGGAAGTTCATGTTTCCGTTTCCTTCTACCGAGAATGCTCCGGCGTCTTCGCCTATCAGGGCGAATTCTCCCGTTACGTTGTAGTGGAACATCTTTCCTTGTTCTTTAATCAATTGTCCTCCTACCGAAATGACATTTTCAGTGTATTTGGTCGGAATGCGTTGCCCGGGTGTGCCTGTAATGGTATCGGTCATCGTAAACTGCCTGAGCTCATGGCTGATGAAAGCCGTCAGTCCGGCTTTTGCCCATTTATTGAATCCTTCACGGAGTGAGATGCCGAACGTGTTTTTTACCGCAAGGTAATCGGTTTTGTCCCGTTCCACGTCTGGCAAGAAGTTGTTCAAGAAGTATTCTTGATTCTGCTCTTCGTTTTGCGAGATGTACTTGCGTTTCGCTATATCTACTTTCAGCGTGTGCATAAAGCTGGTGACTGGCACAAAAACTTGCGTCACGAGGGTGTCGTTCTCATTCGGATTGTCACGGTAGAACCCGAGATTGTAACGGTGTGTCAGAAAAGCATGATATCCTGTATTATGGTTCCAAATATCAGTCAGGTTGGTAGGAATTTCACTATTGGCGTAGGTTCTTCCGCCTTCTGCCATATCAATAGGCGCACTGACATAGCGGTCATCGGTAATACCTCCGTTTTCAGCCACTTTCAGGTTGTCATTGATAAAGCTGAAGTGCATGTTGTATTTGTCGCCTAAATAATAGGCGAAAAGATTTCCGTTGAATAGCGCGGTGGATTGGTGTGCATATTTCCCTCGTCCGTACACGTAGTCAATATTGAAGCCGAATCCAAGCCGTTTATTGGCATTTACGGCAAAATAGGCTTTGAACCGTTCTTCTCCGTCGCGGCTGCTTCCTTGTTTATAGTAAGTCAGGTTGACGAAAGGGGATTTGGTATTGGTATAGGTTACGTCTTGCGGCTGCAGGACAGTGTAGTCGTATGGGTCGAAAAAGAAAAATTGGCTGGCGTCTTTCCGGTCGAAGTACACATGTGCGATACGTGGGGCACCCAGGTTTCCCAAATAGGTATAATGCCCGTACGGACCTCCTGTATCGTTTGTGTTCTGAAAGCCATGCTGTAGTGTATCAACCGGCACTTCGGTGCGGTTGCCGAAGCGGGCGTCAATTTTCCACGAGGTCAGTCCTATCGGAATCGTGCTGGCGTCGTTGACAGCTGTTGTGTCTATCGGATTGCCATTGCGGTCGAATCCGTCTCTGTCTGTTCCTGAAGCAGAACTGCCGAATTGGTTCGATAAGGTGTTTTGTGCGGATATCGTTCCGCATATCAATGCTATGATTGCTGTAATAAGTATCTTCTTCATAATGGAGGCAAAGATACAAAAGAAAAACGAAATGCAAGATAAGTTGTGTATGGAGTTTATATTTATTAAAGGAGTGACGACGCAAAGCCACATCGTCACTCCTTTACTCTTGGAGAGTCACTTCACTTCCTTGATGATATCCATACCGATGTGGATAGCTTCTTCGTTCATCGGAATCAATTTGTGATGGCGTTCTGGCAAGGTCTTGTAAAGGGCTTTCACGACACTTTCTATCGAGACTACCGGACGGAGTTTCAATAAGCCTCCTAAAACAATCATATTGAATGTCTTTGCCATTTTGCGTTCGTTCGCTTCGTCCATGGCATCAATGCGGTAGACATGAATGTCTTTCCGTGTAGGAGGATTGATAATGCCGTATCCGTCATAAATCAGGATGCCGCCCGGTTTCACTTTGTCTTCAAATTTAGCCAAAGAAGGTTGGTTTAAGATAATTGCCGTATCGTATTTGCTCAGAATCGGCGATGAAATCCGTTCGTCACTAATGATGACAGTTACGTTTGCGGTGCCTCCACGTTGTTCAGGACCATAGGCAGGCATCCATGTAACTTCCTTGCCTTCCATCAGTCCGGAATAGGCAAGGATTTTCCCCATCGACAAAACGCCTTGTCCGCCAAATCCTGCTATGATGATTTCTTCTTTCATGTTGTTTTAAGTTTTTGAGTTCATGACTTAAATAGTCGTATCTTTCAAATCTCCCAGCGGATAGAATGGGAACATGTTTTCTTCCATCCATTTGTTGGCAGCTTCCGGAGACATCTTCCAGCCCGAATTGCAGGTTGAAACGATTTCTACCAAACTCGAACCTTTGTGTTGCATCGAGTTTTCGAATGCTTTACGGATGGCTTTCTTGGCTTTACGGATGGCTGCCACGTTTTGCACCGATTGGCGGGTCACGTAGCAGGTGCCTTGAAGCGTAGCGGCTATTTCGGTCATCTTCAACGGGTAACCGTGAATTTCCGGATTGCGTCCGTAAGGGCAAGTGGCTGTTTTCATGCCGATTAGGGTTGTGGGAGCCATTTGGCCGCCTGTCATGCCGTAAATGGCATTGTTGATAAAGATAATGGTGATATTGTCGCCACGGTTCAGGGCATGGATGCTTTCGGCTGTACCGATACATGCCAAATCTCCGTCACCCTGGTACGTGAATACCAGACGGTCGGGCCATAGGCGTTTGATGGCTCCCGCCAAAGCGGGTGCGCGTCCGTGGGCAGCTTCCAGGCAATCTATGTCCAAATAATTATACATAAATACCGCGCAGCCTACCGGACTGATGCCGATGGCTTTTTCGGTCATTCCCATTTCTTCGATAACTTCTGCTATCAATTTGTGCACTACTCCGTGGCTGCATCCCGGGCAATAGTGCATCGGGTTGTCGTTCAGCAATGTAGGTTTCTTATAAACCAGGTTTTCGGGTTTTACTATATCTTCTTTCGTCATAATTTATCCTCCTTGTCGGTTAGCGTAGTAAAAAACGGAGCATATACTCAATCATTTTGATGAAAATAGAGCCTCCGCATACGTAGAAGAAGAGTGTCTTGTCATCGGTCTGTGTGAAATAGAGGATAACAGAGGCAAGTGCTCCTATCATAAAAATGACATTCAGTATGGTTCTGATTCGGTCTATATTGTTCATGGCCTGTTCTTGTTTTAACGGATGATTTTAGATTTCAACGCATCAACCACTTCATCCGGGTCGGGCACAATGCCTCCCAAACGTCCGAAATGTTCTACCGGAATGTTGCATTCTACCGCCAGTTTGACGTCTTCAATCATCTGTCCGCTATTTAATTCGACAACAAGGATGCCTTTTACGTTTTTAGCCCGTTCTGCCAAGGCTTTGCTTGGGAAGGGCCATAAGGTGATGGGGCGGAACAGGCCGATTTTAATGCCTTCTTCGCGTGCATGTTCCATTGATTTCTGTGCGATGCGGGCACATGAGCCGAAGGCTACTATCAGGTATTCGGCATCTTCGCAATTGATTTCTTCATAGCGTGTCTCGTTTGCTTCGATTTCCGCATATTTGGCTTGCAGGTGCAGGTTGCGCTGTTCCATTACCGCCGGGTCAAGTTCGAGGGAGGTGATGACGTTCGGTCTGCGTCCCTTGCGTCCTGTAGCCGCCCAAGGGCATTGGGCAATGATTTCTTCTTCCGTGCGGCGCGGACGGGGTTCGGGCAATACGACTTTTTCCATCATCTGGCCGATAACACCGTCGGCAAGGATCATTGCCGGGTTGCGGTATTTGAAAGCCAGTTCGAATGCCAGTCCTACGAAGTCTGCCATTTCCTGTACCGATGCCGGTGCCAATGCGATAACATGGTAATCGCCATGCCCTCCTCCTTTCGTTGTCTGGAAATAATCGGCCTGGCTGGGCTGGATGGTTCCCAGTCCGGGACCTCCGCGCATCACGTTTACCACCAGGCAGGGGAGTTCGGCACCTGCGATGTAAGAGATGCCTTCCTGTTTCAGGCTGACGCCCGGGCTGGATGACGAGGTCATCACCATTTTTCCTGTGCCGGCGCCTCCGTATACCATATTAATAGCTGCCACTTCGCTTTCTGCCTGCAGGACCACCATGCCGGTTGTCTCCCACGGTTTCAGTTCGGCAAGAGTTTCCAATACTTCTGATTGGGGAGTGATAGGATAGCCGAAGTAACCGTCTACGCCGAACCGGATGGCGGCGTGGGCAATGGCTTCGTTTCCTTTCATTAAGACTACTTCTTCTGCCATATCTTTTTTGAATTTTAGTTTTTAAGTTTCTAAGTCCTTAAGAACTTACGCTTCTTTCGCTCTGTATACAGTCAGACATGCGTCCGGACATACGATGGCGCACGAAGAACATCCGTTGCAGGTGTCTTCTACAATCTGCTGTACATAATTATATCCTTTTTGATTAACTTTAGAGGTGAGTGACAAAACGTGCAACGGACACGCTACAACACATAGGTTGCAGCCTTTGCAGCGTTCTGTATTCACGACAACTACACCTTTCATTTTAGCCATAGTAAACCTTATCTTTAATTTATTGATTAAACATATCTTTGTTATAGAAATTAAGAATGTCTATCACCATGTTCCGCGCTTCGGATGCCGGACTGTCCGGATTGATGTCTATGGCTTCCTGATAATTGTTCAGGGCGCCCTGCCAGTCTCCTTGCTTGCGGAATGCGTTTCCCAGTAAGTAATAGATGTCATCGGCATCCTCGGGCTGCTGGTTCAAAAGCTGGTTTAACCGGCTGACGGCTATGTCAACATTGCCTTCATCTATCCAGTCTTTTATCTCTTTCAGTCTTTCGGTCATGGTTACGGAATCATTTGTATTGTCGGCAAAGATAGGTTTTATTTTCTATCAAATTGTCTTTTCGCCCGAATATTTCGTATTCTTTCCTGAAAAAAACGTTACTTTCTTGGTATTTGGTTGGCAAATGTGCTTGAAAAGTCTAACTTTGCAACTGCTGAAACTAACTTATTTACATAGACAATGAATAAAATTATTTCTAAAGAACATTTTTCGGAGAAGGTATTCAAGCTGGTGGTAGAAGCCCCCTTGATTGCCAAATCCCGTAAAGCAGGGCATTTCGTGATTGTACGTGTCGGCGAAAAAGGCGAACGTATGCCCTTGACCATTGCCGGTGCCGACCCGGTAAAAGGTACCATTACGCTGGTCGTACAGGAAGTGGGCTTGTCGTCCACCCGTTTGTGTGAGTTGAATGAAGGCGACTATATTACCGATGTAGTGGGGCCGTTGGGGAAGGCTACGCATATCGAGAACTTCGGTACGGTGGTTTGTGCCGGAGGAGGTGTCGGCGTGGCTCCGATGTTGCCTATCGTCCAGGCTTTGAAAGCTGCGGGCAACCGGGTGATAACCGTACTTGCCGGGCGTACCAAGGAACTGATTATCCTGGAAAAGGAGATGCGCGAAAGCTCGGACGAGGTGATTATCATGACCGATGACGGCTCGTACGGAAAGAAAGGGCTGGTGACCGAAGGCGTCGAAGAAGTCATTAAGCGCGAGAAAGTGGACAAGTGTTTTGCCATCGGACCGGCGGTGATGATGAAATTCGTCTGCCTGCTTACCCGGAAATACGATATACCCACCGATGTGTCGCTTAATACCATTATGGTGGACGGAACGGGTATGTGTGGCGCCTGCCGTATTACCGTAGGAGGGAAGACCCGGTTCGTATGTGTGGACGGGCCGGAGTTCGACGGGCATCAGGTAGACTTCGATGAAATGCTGAAGCGTATGGGGGCTTTCCGCGATATCGAACGCGAGGAAATCCATAAGCTTGACCCGGTAGACCCTGATGCATGCGAGGCGGTCAAGGCGTTGGATGACCGTAGCGCTCCGTGGCGTGAGGCATTGCGCAAGTCGATGAAACCGAAGGAACGTACGGCTATCCCCCGCGTTAGGATGAACGAATTAGACCCCGAATACCGTTCGCACCGCCGGAAAGAGGAAGTCAACCTCGGCTTGAATGAAGAACAGGCACTGACCGAAGCCAAACGCTGTCTGGATTGTGCCAATCCCTCTTGTATGGAAGGCTGTCCGGTTGGCATTAATATTCCGGGATTCATCAAGAACATCGAGCGTGGCGAGTTCCTCGAAGCGGCACGGGTGTTGAAGCAGACCAGTGCCCTGCCAGCCGTATGCGGCCGGGTCTGCCCGCAGGAAAAGCAGTGCGAGTCGAAGTGCATCCACCTGAAGATGGGGCACGAAGCGGTAGCTATCGGTTATCTGGAACGTTTTGCAGCCGATTACGAACGGGATAGCGGGAATATTTCTGTTCCCGAAATAGCCGGAAAGAATGGCATCAAGGTGGCGGTTGTCGGCTCGGGCCCTGCCGGCTTGTCGTTTGCCGGCGATATGGCGAAATTGGGCTATGAGGTAACCGTGTTCGAGGCATTGCACGAGATAGGCGGCGTATTGAAATACGGCATTCCCGAGTTCCGTCTCCCGAACAGGATTGTGGATGTCGAAATTGATAACCTGGCGAAGATGGGCGTGCAGTTCGTGAAAGACTGCATTGTGGGCAAGACGATTTCGGTAGACGACCTGCAGGCGGAAGGGTATAAGGGCATTTTCGTGGCTTCGGGAGCCGGGCTGCCTAACTTCATGAACATACCCGGAGAGAACTCTATCAACATCATGTCATCGAATGAATACCTGACCCGTGTCAACCTGATGGATGCGGCAAGTGAGGATTCCGATACGCCGGTCACTTTCGGCAAACGTGTCGTAGTGGTAGGAGGCGGAAATACGGCTATGGACTCCGTGCGTACGGCGCGCCGCTTGGGAGCCGAACGCGCCATTATCGTTTACCGCCGTTCGGAAGCCGAAATGCCTGCCCGTATCGAGGAGGTGAAACATGCCAAAGAAGAGGGAGTGGAATTTATGACACTGCACAATCCGATAGAATATATTGCCGACGAGCAAGGCCGTGTGAAACAGGTCGTTCTCCAGAAGATGGAATTGGGCGAGCCCGACGCTTCGGGACGCCGCAGTCCGGTGCCCATTCCGGGTGCGACCGTTACCTTAGACATCGACATGGCGATTGTCAGCGTAGGCGTATCCCCCAACCCGATTGTGCCTAATTCGATTCCGGGATTGGAATTGGGGCGCAAGGGCACCATTGCGGTCAATGAGAATATGCAGTCATCCATTGCCACTATCTATGCCGGAGGCGACATCGTGCGCGGAGGCGCTACGGTGATTCTGGCGATGGGAGACGGACGCCGTGCCGCCGCGGCTATGGACAAGCAATTGCGCGGATAATTGACAAAGGATAATTAGTGGAACACAGAGACGCAGAGGCACAGAGTCTTATTTACGATTTTACAAATTACGGAGTACGGTTTCATATCAAAATAGTAAATGGGACATTGAAAAATAAATTATAGTAGAACAAAATTGGTTTGCGAAAAATGGATTGGAACACAGAGACACAAAGG
The Phocaeicola salanitronis DSM 18170 genome window above contains:
- a CDS encoding 3-methyl-2-oxobutanoate dehydrogenase subunit VorB; this encodes MAEEVVLMKGNEAIAHAAIRFGVDGYFGYPITPQSEVLETLAELKPWETTGMVVLQAESEVAAINMVYGGAGTGKMVMTSSSSPGVSLKQEGISYIAGAELPCLVVNVMRGGPGLGTIQPSQADYFQTTKGGGHGDYHVIALAPASVQEMADFVGLAFELAFKYRNPAMILADGVIGQMMEKVVLPEPRPRRTEEEIIAQCPWAATGRKGRRPNVITSLELDPAVMEQRNLHLQAKYAEIEANETRYEEINCEDAEYLIVAFGSCARIAQKSMEHAREEGIKIGLFRPITLWPFPSKALAERAKNVKGILVVELNSGQMIEDVKLAVECNIPVEHFGRLGGIVPDPDEVVDALKSKIIR
- a CDS encoding bifunctional dihydroorotate dehydrogenase B NAD binding subunit/NADPH-dependent glutamate synthase — its product is MNKIISKEHFSEKVFKLVVEAPLIAKSRKAGHFVIVRVGEKGERMPLTIAGADPVKGTITLVVQEVGLSSTRLCELNEGDYITDVVGPLGKATHIENFGTVVCAGGGVGVAPMLPIVQALKAAGNRVITVLAGRTKELIILEKEMRESSDEVIIMTDDGSYGKKGLVTEGVEEVIKREKVDKCFAIGPAVMMKFVCLLTRKYDIPTDVSLNTIMVDGTGMCGACRITVGGKTRFVCVDGPEFDGHQVDFDEMLKRMGAFRDIEREEIHKLDPVDPDACEAVKALDDRSAPWREALRKSMKPKERTAIPRVRMNELDPEYRSHRRKEEVNLGLNEEQALTEAKRCLDCANPSCMEGCPVGINIPGFIKNIERGEFLEAARVLKQTSALPAVCGRVCPQEKQCESKCIHLKMGHEAVAIGYLERFAADYERDSGNISVPEIAGKNGIKVAVVGSGPAGLSFAGDMAKLGYEVTVFEALHEIGGVLKYGIPEFRLPNRIVDVEIDNLAKMGVQFVKDCIVGKTISVDDLQAEGYKGIFVASGAGLPNFMNIPGENSINIMSSNEYLTRVNLMDAASEDSDTPVTFGKRVVVVGGGNTAMDSVRTARRLGAERAIIVYRRSEAEMPARIEEVKHAKEEGVEFMTLHNPIEYIADEQGRVKQVVLQKMELGEPDASGRRSPVPIPGATVTLDIDMAIVSVGVSPNPIVPNSIPGLELGRKGTIAVNENMQSSIATIYAGGDIVRGGATVILAMGDGRRAAAAMDKQLRG
- a CDS encoding thiamine pyrophosphate-dependent enzyme; protein product: MTKEDIVKPENLVYKKPTLLNDNPMHYCPGCSHGVVHKLIAEVIEEMGMTEKAIGISPVGCAVFMYNYLDIDCLEAAHGRAPALAGAIKRLWPDRLVFTYQGDGDLACIGTAESIHALNRGDNITIIFINNAIYGMTGGQMAPTTLIGMKTATCPYGRNPEIHGYPLKMTEIAATLQGTCYVTRQSVQNVAAIRKAKKAIRKAFENSMQHKGSSLVEIVSTCNSGWKMSPEAANKWMEENMFPFYPLGDLKDTTI
- a CDS encoding 2-oxoacid:acceptor oxidoreductase family protein → MKEEIIIAGFGGQGVLSMGKILAYSGLMEGKEVTWMPAYGPEQRGGTANVTVIISDERISSPILSKYDTAIILNQPSLAKFEDKVKPGGILIYDGYGIINPPTRKDIHVYRIDAMDEANERKMAKTFNMIVLGGLLKLRPVVSIESVVKALYKTLPERHHKLIPMNEEAIHIGMDIIKEVK
- a CDS encoding 4Fe-4S binding protein encodes the protein MAKMKGVVVVNTERCKGCNLCVVACPLHVLSLTSKVNQKGYNYVQQIVEDTCNGCSSCAIVCPDACLTVYRAKEA
- a CDS encoding putative porin, yielding MKKILITAIIALICGTISAQNTLSNQFGSSASGTDRDGFDRNGNPIDTTAVNDASTIPIGLTSWKIDARFGNRTEVPVDTLQHGFQNTNDTGGPYGHYTYLGNLGAPRIAHVYFDRKDASQFFFFDPYDYTVLQPQDVTYTNTKSPFVNLTYYKQGSSRDGEERFKAYFAVNANKRLGFGFNIDYVYGRGKYAHQSTALFNGNLFAYYLGDKYNMHFSFINDNLKVAENGGITDDRYVSAPIDMAEGGRTYANSEIPTNLTDIWNHNTGYHAFLTHRYNLGFYRDNPNENDTLVTQVFVPVTSFMHTLKVDIAKRKYISQNEEQNQEYFLNNFLPDVERDKTDYLAVKNTFGISLREGFNKWAKAGLTAFISHELRQFTMTDTITGTPGQRIPTKYTENVISVGGQLIKEQGKMFHYNVTGEFALIGEDAGAFSVEGNGNMNFRLFNDTVRLEANAFIKNQNPTFYYRHFHSKHYWWDNNDLSKMMRTRIEGKLSIDRWRTQLKAGVENITNYTYLDNTSVVTGGEEGSETSASFLNNVGVAQHSGSIQVFSASLRQDFKVGILHLDNEVTYQTSSNQDILPLPKLTLYHNLYLSFGLAKKVLEVEMGADVRYFTEYYAPDYAPAIGQFYLQNKETRYKLGNYPLLNGYINLHLKRTRIFLMMYNLIQGRGAHSYFLAPHYPLNPRLFKIGISWNFFD
- a CDS encoding tetratricopeptide repeat protein — its product is MTERLKEIKDWIDEGNVDIAVSRLNQLLNQQPEDADDIYYLLGNAFRKQGDWQGALNNYQEAIDINPDSPASEARNMVIDILNFYNKDMFNQ